In one Ictalurus punctatus breed USDA103 chromosome 19, Coco_2.0, whole genome shotgun sequence genomic region, the following are encoded:
- the cpsf6 gene encoding cleavage and polyadenylation specificity factor subunit 6 isoform X1, with translation MADGVDHIDIYADVEEEFNQETDYPVHEQIDLYDDVISPSANNGDAPEDRDYLDNLPAPGGTEGNKGAPPNVVYTYTGKRIALYIGNLTWWTTDEDLTEAIRSIGISDVLEIKFFENRANGQSKGFALVCVGSEASSRKLMDLLSKRELHGQNPIVTPCNKQSLSQFELQSRKSTQSGQMSGEGKAGPPGVGPRGGFPLGRGRGRFPGPAGPGGDRFPGPVGPGAPPPHFPGGMQGPPRPPPGPPGPPGPPGPPPPGQGLAPPLSGPPNRGDRPPPPVLFPGQFGQPPLGPLPPGPPPPGYGPPPGPPPPQQGPPPPGPFPPRPPGPIGPPLALAPPPHLRGPPPGGPPPAPHVNPAFFPPPGNNNMAAPDRAPPPNDPYGRPPPYDRDYGPGREMDAARAPLSEAEFEEIMNRNRAISSSAISRAVSDASAGDYGSAIETLVTAISLIKQSKVSADDRCKVLISSLQDCLHGIESKSYGSASRYTAHLRSELISAQRISALQSSCPLPDSSVSLSRRERSRDRDHSRSREKSRRHKSRSRDRHEDYYRERSRERDRHRERDRDRERDRDREREYRHR, from the exons ATGGCGGACGGTGTTGATCACATCGACATTTACGCAGATGTAGAAGAGGAGTTCAATCAG GAAACGGATTATCCCGTTCACGAGCAGATCGACCTGTACGATGATGTCATCTCCCCCTCGGCCAATAACGGTGATGCACCCGAGGACAGAGATTACCTAGACAACCTGCCCGCACCTGGAGGCACCGAGGGGAATAAAGGAGCTCCGCCCAACGTCGTTTACACCTACACGGGCAAACGCATCGCTCTGTACATCGGCAACCTCACctgg TGGACCACAGATGAGGATCTGACTGAAGCAATTCGCTCCATCGGCATCAGCGACGTTCTGGAAATCAAGTTCTTCGAGAACCGAGCTAACGGACAGTCGAAAGG GTttgcgttggtgtgtgtgggatcAGAAGCCTCCTCCAGGAAGTTGATGGATTTGCTGTCGAAGCGAGAGCTGCACGGGCAGAACCCGATCGTCACACCCTGCAACAAACAGTCGCTCAGTCAGTTCGAGCTTCAGTCACGTAAGA gcaccCAGTCGGGGCAAATGTCCGGGGAAGGGAAGGCTGGACCACCAGGTGTGGGTCCCCGTGGCGGTTTTCCCCTAGGTAGGGGTCGAGGGCGCTTTCCAGGCCCTGCAGGGCCAGGAGGAGATCGCTTTCCTGGACCCGTTGGACCTGGGGCACCCCCTCCACACTTCCCTG GTGGTATGCAGGGTCCTCCCCGCCCTCCTCCAGGCCCCCCTGGTCCTCCAGGTCCTCCTGGCCCTCCACCTCCTGGGCAAGGTTTAGCCCCACCCCTTTCAGGCCCCCCTAATAGAGGGGACCGCCCACCTCCTCCTGTCCTGTTTCCTGGTCAGTTTGGCCAACCTCCGCTCGGCCCGTTACCCCCTGGCCCACCTCCTCCAGGTTATGGTCCGCCCCCTGGTCCACCCCCACCTCAGCAAGGTCCACCTCCTCCTGGCCCGTTCCCACCTCGTCCCCCCGGTCCTATTGGCCCTCCCTTGGCtttagctccaccccctcaCTTACGTGGTCCCCCTCCTGGAGGCCCACCACCTGCCCCCCACGTCAACCCTGCCTTCTTCCCGCCGCCCGGAAACAACAACATGGCAGCGCCGGATAGAGCCCCGCCCCCCAACGACCCGTACGGACGGCCCCCTCCTTATGACCGGGATTACGGCCCGGGCAG ggaGATGGACGCAGCTCGGGCCCCTCTCAGTGAGGCCGAATTTGAGGAGATAATGAACAGAAACAGAGCTATCTCCAGCAGTGCTATATCCAGAGCCGTGTCGGACGCAAGTGCAg gAGATTACGGCAGTGCTATTGAGACACTGGTGACTGCAATTTCATTAATAAAGCAGTCGAAAGTTTCAGCTGATGATCGCTGTAAAGTGTTAATCAGCTCTCTGCAGGACTGCCTGCACGGCATAGAGTCCAAATCCTACGGCTCGGCCTCCAGGTACACTGCTCATCTGCGCTCAGAGCTCATCTCTGCTCAACGTATTTCTGCACTCCAATCGTCCTGTCCTCTCCCTGACTCTTCCGTCTCTCTCAGCAGACGAGAGCGATCGCGGGACCGGGACCACAGTCGCTCTCGTGAGAAAAGTCGCCGTCACAAATCACGCAGCCGCGATCGGCACGAAGATTACTACCGAGAGCGGAGCCGCGAGCGAGACCGCCATCGCGAGCGGGACCGCGACCGAGAGAGAGACCGCGACCGAGAGAGGGAGTACCGCCATCGTTAG
- the cpsf6 gene encoding cleavage and polyadenylation specificity factor subunit 6 isoform X3, protein MADGVDHIDIYADVEEEFNQETDYPVHEQIDLYDDVISPSANNGDAPEDRDYLDNLPAPGGTEGNKGAPPNVVYTYTGKRIALYIGNLTWWTTDEDLTEAIRSIGISDVLEIKFFENRANGQSKGFALVCVGSEASSRKLMDLLSKRELHGQNPIVTPCNKQSLSQFELQSRKSTQSGQMSGEGKAGPPGVGPRGGFPLGRGRGRFPGPAGPGGDRFPGPVGPGAPPPHFPGGMQGPPRPPPGPPGPPGPPGPPPPGQGLAPPLSGPPNRGDRPPPPVLFPGQFGQPPLGPLPPGPPPPGYGPPPGPPPPQQGPPPPGPFPPRPPGPIGPPLALAPPPHLRGPPPGGPPPAPHVNPAFFPPPGNNNMAAPDRAPPPNDPYGRPPPYDRDYGPGREMDAARAPLSEAEFEEIMNRNRAISSSAISRAVSDASAGDYGSAIETLVTAISLIKQSKVSADDRCKVLISSLQDCLHGIESKSYGSASSRRERSRDRDHSRSREKSRRHKSRSRDRHEDYYRERSRERDRHRERDRDRERDRDREREYRHR, encoded by the exons ATGGCGGACGGTGTTGATCACATCGACATTTACGCAGATGTAGAAGAGGAGTTCAATCAG GAAACGGATTATCCCGTTCACGAGCAGATCGACCTGTACGATGATGTCATCTCCCCCTCGGCCAATAACGGTGATGCACCCGAGGACAGAGATTACCTAGACAACCTGCCCGCACCTGGAGGCACCGAGGGGAATAAAGGAGCTCCGCCCAACGTCGTTTACACCTACACGGGCAAACGCATCGCTCTGTACATCGGCAACCTCACctgg TGGACCACAGATGAGGATCTGACTGAAGCAATTCGCTCCATCGGCATCAGCGACGTTCTGGAAATCAAGTTCTTCGAGAACCGAGCTAACGGACAGTCGAAAGG GTttgcgttggtgtgtgtgggatcAGAAGCCTCCTCCAGGAAGTTGATGGATTTGCTGTCGAAGCGAGAGCTGCACGGGCAGAACCCGATCGTCACACCCTGCAACAAACAGTCGCTCAGTCAGTTCGAGCTTCAGTCACGTAAGA gcaccCAGTCGGGGCAAATGTCCGGGGAAGGGAAGGCTGGACCACCAGGTGTGGGTCCCCGTGGCGGTTTTCCCCTAGGTAGGGGTCGAGGGCGCTTTCCAGGCCCTGCAGGGCCAGGAGGAGATCGCTTTCCTGGACCCGTTGGACCTGGGGCACCCCCTCCACACTTCCCTG GTGGTATGCAGGGTCCTCCCCGCCCTCCTCCAGGCCCCCCTGGTCCTCCAGGTCCTCCTGGCCCTCCACCTCCTGGGCAAGGTTTAGCCCCACCCCTTTCAGGCCCCCCTAATAGAGGGGACCGCCCACCTCCTCCTGTCCTGTTTCCTGGTCAGTTTGGCCAACCTCCGCTCGGCCCGTTACCCCCTGGCCCACCTCCTCCAGGTTATGGTCCGCCCCCTGGTCCACCCCCACCTCAGCAAGGTCCACCTCCTCCTGGCCCGTTCCCACCTCGTCCCCCCGGTCCTATTGGCCCTCCCTTGGCtttagctccaccccctcaCTTACGTGGTCCCCCTCCTGGAGGCCCACCACCTGCCCCCCACGTCAACCCTGCCTTCTTCCCGCCGCCCGGAAACAACAACATGGCAGCGCCGGATAGAGCCCCGCCCCCCAACGACCCGTACGGACGGCCCCCTCCTTATGACCGGGATTACGGCCCGGGCAG ggaGATGGACGCAGCTCGGGCCCCTCTCAGTGAGGCCGAATTTGAGGAGATAATGAACAGAAACAGAGCTATCTCCAGCAGTGCTATATCCAGAGCCGTGTCGGACGCAAGTGCAg gAGATTACGGCAGTGCTATTGAGACACTGGTGACTGCAATTTCATTAATAAAGCAGTCGAAAGTTTCAGCTGATGATCGCTGTAAAGTGTTAATCAGCTCTCTGCAGGACTGCCTGCACGGCATAGAGTCCAAATCCTACGGCTCGGCCTCCAG CAGACGAGAGCGATCGCGGGACCGGGACCACAGTCGCTCTCGTGAGAAAAGTCGCCGTCACAAATCACGCAGCCGCGATCGGCACGAAGATTACTACCGAGAGCGGAGCCGCGAGCGAGACCGCCATCGCGAGCGGGACCGCGACCGAGAGAGAGACCGCGACCGAGAGAGGGAGTACCGCCATCGTTAG
- the cpsf6 gene encoding cleavage and polyadenylation specificity factor subunit 6 isoform X4, translated as MADGVDHIDIYADVEEEFNQETDYPVHEQIDLYDDVISPSANNGDAPEDRDYLDNLPAPGGTEGNKGAPPNVVYTYTGKRIALYIGNLTWWTTDEDLTEAIRSIGISDVLEIKFFENRANGQSKGFALVCVGSEASSRKLMDLLSKRELHGQNPIVTPCNKQSLSQFELQSRKSTQSGQMSGEGKAGPPGVGPRGGFPLGRGRGRFPGPAGPGGDRFPGPVGPGAPPPHFPGGMQGPPRPPPGPPGPPGPPGPPPPGQGLAPPLSGPPNRGDRPPPPVLFPGQFGQPPLGPLPPGPPPPGYGPPPGPPPPQQGPPPPGPFPPRPPGPIGPPLALAPPPHLRGPPPGGPPPAPHVNPAFFPPPGNNNMAAPDRAPPPNDPYGRPPPYDRDYGPGREMDAARAPLSEAEFEEIMNRNRAISSSAISRAVSDASAGDYGSAIETLVTAISLIKQSKVSADDRCKVLISSLQDCLHGIESKSYGSASRRERSRDRDHSRSREKSRRHKSRSRDRHEDYYRERSRERDRHRERDRDRERDRDREREYRHR; from the exons ATGGCGGACGGTGTTGATCACATCGACATTTACGCAGATGTAGAAGAGGAGTTCAATCAG GAAACGGATTATCCCGTTCACGAGCAGATCGACCTGTACGATGATGTCATCTCCCCCTCGGCCAATAACGGTGATGCACCCGAGGACAGAGATTACCTAGACAACCTGCCCGCACCTGGAGGCACCGAGGGGAATAAAGGAGCTCCGCCCAACGTCGTTTACACCTACACGGGCAAACGCATCGCTCTGTACATCGGCAACCTCACctgg TGGACCACAGATGAGGATCTGACTGAAGCAATTCGCTCCATCGGCATCAGCGACGTTCTGGAAATCAAGTTCTTCGAGAACCGAGCTAACGGACAGTCGAAAGG GTttgcgttggtgtgtgtgggatcAGAAGCCTCCTCCAGGAAGTTGATGGATTTGCTGTCGAAGCGAGAGCTGCACGGGCAGAACCCGATCGTCACACCCTGCAACAAACAGTCGCTCAGTCAGTTCGAGCTTCAGTCACGTAAGA gcaccCAGTCGGGGCAAATGTCCGGGGAAGGGAAGGCTGGACCACCAGGTGTGGGTCCCCGTGGCGGTTTTCCCCTAGGTAGGGGTCGAGGGCGCTTTCCAGGCCCTGCAGGGCCAGGAGGAGATCGCTTTCCTGGACCCGTTGGACCTGGGGCACCCCCTCCACACTTCCCTG GTGGTATGCAGGGTCCTCCCCGCCCTCCTCCAGGCCCCCCTGGTCCTCCAGGTCCTCCTGGCCCTCCACCTCCTGGGCAAGGTTTAGCCCCACCCCTTTCAGGCCCCCCTAATAGAGGGGACCGCCCACCTCCTCCTGTCCTGTTTCCTGGTCAGTTTGGCCAACCTCCGCTCGGCCCGTTACCCCCTGGCCCACCTCCTCCAGGTTATGGTCCGCCCCCTGGTCCACCCCCACCTCAGCAAGGTCCACCTCCTCCTGGCCCGTTCCCACCTCGTCCCCCCGGTCCTATTGGCCCTCCCTTGGCtttagctccaccccctcaCTTACGTGGTCCCCCTCCTGGAGGCCCACCACCTGCCCCCCACGTCAACCCTGCCTTCTTCCCGCCGCCCGGAAACAACAACATGGCAGCGCCGGATAGAGCCCCGCCCCCCAACGACCCGTACGGACGGCCCCCTCCTTATGACCGGGATTACGGCCCGGGCAG ggaGATGGACGCAGCTCGGGCCCCTCTCAGTGAGGCCGAATTTGAGGAGATAATGAACAGAAACAGAGCTATCTCCAGCAGTGCTATATCCAGAGCCGTGTCGGACGCAAGTGCAg gAGATTACGGCAGTGCTATTGAGACACTGGTGACTGCAATTTCATTAATAAAGCAGTCGAAAGTTTCAGCTGATGATCGCTGTAAAGTGTTAATCAGCTCTCTGCAGGACTGCCTGCACGGCATAGAGTCCAAATCCTACGGCTCGGCCTCCAG ACGAGAGCGATCGCGGGACCGGGACCACAGTCGCTCTCGTGAGAAAAGTCGCCGTCACAAATCACGCAGCCGCGATCGGCACGAAGATTACTACCGAGAGCGGAGCCGCGAGCGAGACCGCCATCGCGAGCGGGACCGCGACCGAGAGAGAGACCGCGACCGAGAGAGGGAGTACCGCCATCGTTAG
- the cpsf6 gene encoding cleavage and polyadenylation specificity factor subunit 6 isoform X2 produces MADGVDHIDIYADVEEEFNQETDYPVHEQIDLYDDVISPSANNGDAPEDRDYLDNLPAPGGTEGNKGAPPNVVYTYTGKRIALYIGNLTWWTTDEDLTEAIRSIGISDVLEIKFFENRANGQSKGFALVCVGSEASSRKLMDLLSKRELHGQNPIVTPCNKQSLSQFELQSRTQSGQMSGEGKAGPPGVGPRGGFPLGRGRGRFPGPAGPGGDRFPGPVGPGAPPPHFPGGMQGPPRPPPGPPGPPGPPGPPPPGQGLAPPLSGPPNRGDRPPPPVLFPGQFGQPPLGPLPPGPPPPGYGPPPGPPPPQQGPPPPGPFPPRPPGPIGPPLALAPPPHLRGPPPGGPPPAPHVNPAFFPPPGNNNMAAPDRAPPPNDPYGRPPPYDRDYGPGREMDAARAPLSEAEFEEIMNRNRAISSSAISRAVSDASAGDYGSAIETLVTAISLIKQSKVSADDRCKVLISSLQDCLHGIESKSYGSASRYTAHLRSELISAQRISALQSSCPLPDSSVSLSRRERSRDRDHSRSREKSRRHKSRSRDRHEDYYRERSRERDRHRERDRDRERDRDREREYRHR; encoded by the exons ATGGCGGACGGTGTTGATCACATCGACATTTACGCAGATGTAGAAGAGGAGTTCAATCAG GAAACGGATTATCCCGTTCACGAGCAGATCGACCTGTACGATGATGTCATCTCCCCCTCGGCCAATAACGGTGATGCACCCGAGGACAGAGATTACCTAGACAACCTGCCCGCACCTGGAGGCACCGAGGGGAATAAAGGAGCTCCGCCCAACGTCGTTTACACCTACACGGGCAAACGCATCGCTCTGTACATCGGCAACCTCACctgg TGGACCACAGATGAGGATCTGACTGAAGCAATTCGCTCCATCGGCATCAGCGACGTTCTGGAAATCAAGTTCTTCGAGAACCGAGCTAACGGACAGTCGAAAGG GTttgcgttggtgtgtgtgggatcAGAAGCCTCCTCCAGGAAGTTGATGGATTTGCTGTCGAAGCGAGAGCTGCACGGGCAGAACCCGATCGTCACACCCTGCAACAAACAGTCGCTCAGTCAGTTCGAGCTTCAGTCAC gcaccCAGTCGGGGCAAATGTCCGGGGAAGGGAAGGCTGGACCACCAGGTGTGGGTCCCCGTGGCGGTTTTCCCCTAGGTAGGGGTCGAGGGCGCTTTCCAGGCCCTGCAGGGCCAGGAGGAGATCGCTTTCCTGGACCCGTTGGACCTGGGGCACCCCCTCCACACTTCCCTG GTGGTATGCAGGGTCCTCCCCGCCCTCCTCCAGGCCCCCCTGGTCCTCCAGGTCCTCCTGGCCCTCCACCTCCTGGGCAAGGTTTAGCCCCACCCCTTTCAGGCCCCCCTAATAGAGGGGACCGCCCACCTCCTCCTGTCCTGTTTCCTGGTCAGTTTGGCCAACCTCCGCTCGGCCCGTTACCCCCTGGCCCACCTCCTCCAGGTTATGGTCCGCCCCCTGGTCCACCCCCACCTCAGCAAGGTCCACCTCCTCCTGGCCCGTTCCCACCTCGTCCCCCCGGTCCTATTGGCCCTCCCTTGGCtttagctccaccccctcaCTTACGTGGTCCCCCTCCTGGAGGCCCACCACCTGCCCCCCACGTCAACCCTGCCTTCTTCCCGCCGCCCGGAAACAACAACATGGCAGCGCCGGATAGAGCCCCGCCCCCCAACGACCCGTACGGACGGCCCCCTCCTTATGACCGGGATTACGGCCCGGGCAG ggaGATGGACGCAGCTCGGGCCCCTCTCAGTGAGGCCGAATTTGAGGAGATAATGAACAGAAACAGAGCTATCTCCAGCAGTGCTATATCCAGAGCCGTGTCGGACGCAAGTGCAg gAGATTACGGCAGTGCTATTGAGACACTGGTGACTGCAATTTCATTAATAAAGCAGTCGAAAGTTTCAGCTGATGATCGCTGTAAAGTGTTAATCAGCTCTCTGCAGGACTGCCTGCACGGCATAGAGTCCAAATCCTACGGCTCGGCCTCCAGGTACACTGCTCATCTGCGCTCAGAGCTCATCTCTGCTCAACGTATTTCTGCACTCCAATCGTCCTGTCCTCTCCCTGACTCTTCCGTCTCTCTCAGCAGACGAGAGCGATCGCGGGACCGGGACCACAGTCGCTCTCGTGAGAAAAGTCGCCGTCACAAATCACGCAGCCGCGATCGGCACGAAGATTACTACCGAGAGCGGAGCCGCGAGCGAGACCGCCATCGCGAGCGGGACCGCGACCGAGAGAGAGACCGCGACCGAGAGAGGGAGTACCGCCATCGTTAG